A DNA window from Mucilaginibacter xinganensis contains the following coding sequences:
- a CDS encoding serine aminopeptidase domain-containing protein: protein MKKILFVVATLLLTGKAIAQAEPANYVTAVTKFTQYYNHDQPDSIFSMFSPEMKASLPIGNFKPTTIQLKSQYGSLLKTEFVKITQTLAIYKATFQNSTFLLNLALNAQNKLTGLLLSPYTEDKIAAGFAFDPSLDETPILLKTLTGTVSGALVMPKNPSGKIPVVIIIADAGATDRDGNNEKTGISANTYKILANDLGKNGIATVRYDKRLVGASMTKSKESELRIEDYSDDAMGLANMLNDDQRFSKVVLFGHGEGALVAALAVNDSPVKGFISAEWNADNGDKILKEQMKSKPQFLQDELKTFLDSLRKGKMTPNIDPALYYIARPSIQNFIMSWCRYDPIRGIKRIKLPILIIQGTTDKTVPAENGQRLKKAKSEATLLEIKNMNHILKEAPADEEQNMATYSKPDLPLKPELIPALVEFINKLR from the coding sequence ATGAAGAAAATATTATTTGTTGTTGCTACATTGCTTTTAACCGGAAAAGCTATTGCACAGGCCGAACCGGCCAATTATGTTACGGCGGTCACCAAATTTACCCAATATTACAATCACGACCAGCCCGACAGTATTTTCAGCATGTTTAGCCCCGAGATGAAGGCCAGCCTGCCTATCGGTAATTTTAAACCCACAACCATCCAGTTAAAATCACAATACGGCAGCCTGCTCAAAACCGAATTTGTAAAGATCACACAAACACTTGCCATTTATAAGGCCACCTTTCAAAACAGTACATTTTTGTTAAACCTGGCGTTAAACGCTCAAAATAAACTAACTGGATTATTGTTAAGCCCCTACACCGAAGATAAGATTGCAGCAGGTTTTGCATTTGATCCATCGCTTGATGAAACCCCTATTTTATTAAAAACATTGACAGGTACTGTTTCCGGAGCCCTGGTGATGCCTAAAAACCCATCGGGCAAAATCCCCGTTGTTATAATTATTGCCGATGCAGGCGCTACCGACAGGGACGGTAACAATGAAAAAACGGGCATATCAGCAAATACCTATAAAATATTGGCTAATGATTTAGGTAAAAATGGCATAGCGACCGTACGCTATGATAAGCGCCTTGTTGGTGCAAGTATGACCAAAAGCAAAGAATCAGAATTAAGGATAGAGGACTACAGCGATGATGCTATGGGTCTTGCAAATATGCTGAACGATGATCAGCGCTTTTCAAAGGTGGTATTGTTCGGCCATGGCGAAGGCGCCCTGGTAGCGGCACTTGCCGTAAACGATTCCCCGGTTAAAGGTTTTATCAGCGCGGAATGGAACGCTGACAATGGCGATAAGATCCTTAAAGAACAAATGAAATCAAAGCCGCAGTTTTTACAGGATGAGTTAAAAACCTTTCTTGACAGTCTGCGAAAAGGAAAAATGACCCCTAATATCGATCCTGCGCTTTATTACATTGCACGGCCCAGTATCCAGAACTTTATTATGTCATGGTGCCGTTACGATCCTATCCGGGGGATAAAACGAATTAAGCTGCCAATATTGATCATCCAGGGAACAACTGACAAAACCGTTCCTGCTGAAAACGGGCAGCGCCTAAAAAAAGCAAAATCAGAAGCTACCCTGCTCGAGATAAAAAACATGAACCATATTTTAAAAGAAGCTCCCGCAGATGAAGAACAAAACATGGCGACGTACAGCAAACCCGACCTGCCGCTAAAACCCGAAT